The following are encoded together in the Phaseolus vulgaris cultivar G19833 chromosome 9, P. vulgaris v2.0, whole genome shotgun sequence genome:
- the LOC137820398 gene encoding tRNA-dihydrouridine(47) synthase [NAD(P)(+)]-like translates to MGEEERDEGGSVPRVVAADQTPQELVSRAIAPVKKEFLRPPPVRSSAPNDDVSIPNENRTSVLAKEKKSKRQLKRERRQEQKSAKNLCPVIAKTGDVSSCPYKDKCRFSHDLEGFEAQKPSDLEGQCPFVKSGGSCPYGLACRFSSTHEGGVPSGDCNGLKNSSEVNGLSKDVQKLLWKNKMSFSKADAKLKSLSLLGPSKSKRNDLENKEGVDTGSNKCDHSDDSGSCVVTSDSGSKLECPAEVMKDDDNGIDGKCESDERCPLKRRKTEENCSPKEAANEENCGPMEAENEGVTEKIVERSCTKSEADDIVPETDLSTKSEAEDIVPETDLSLKLHSREKKLIDFRGKLYLAPLTTVGNLPFRRVCKVLGADVTCGEMAMCTNLLQGQASEWALLRRHSSEDLFGVQICGAYPDTVARTVELIEQECTIDFIDINMGCPIDIVVNKGAGSALLTKPMRMKSIVEVASGTVDKPITIKVRTAYFEGKNRIDSLIADIGSWGASAVTIHGRSRQQRYSKLADWDYVYQCARKAPTTLPVVGNGDVFSFVEWNNHRTECPELATDMIARGALIKPWIFTEIKEQRNWDISSGERLNILKDFVNFGLEHWGSDTKGVETTRRFLLEWLSYTFRYVPVGLLDVVPQRLNWRPPSYYGRDELETLMASDSAADWIRISEMLLGKVPDGFTFAPKHKSNAYDRAENG, encoded by the exons ATGGGCGAGGAGGAACGTGACGAAGGAGGTTCTGTCCCGAGGGTTGTTGCCGCCGACCAAACCCCGCAGGAACTCGTGTCCAGGGCCATAGCCCCCGTTAAGAAGGAATTCCTACGCCCACCTCCGGTTCGGTCTTCCGCTCCAAACGACGACGTTTCCATTCCCAACGAAAACAGAACCTCCGTTCTGGCCAAGGAGAAGAAGTCTAAGCGCCAACTCAAACGCGAACGTCGTCAG GAACAAAAGTCAGCAAAAAACCTATGTCCCGTAATTGCGAAGACGGGTGATGTTAGTTCGTGTCCTTATAAAGACAAGTGTCGGTTCAGCCATGATTTGGAAGGCTTCGAGGCGCAG AAACCGTCTGATCTAGAAGGACAATGCCCGTTCGTTAAATCTGGGGGCTCTTGCCCTTATGGCTTAGCGTGTAGATTTTCGAGCACGCATGAAGGTGGTGTGCCTTCTGGCGATTGTAATGGCCTGAAGAATAGTTCCGAGGTGAATGGATTGAGCAAGGATGTTCAAAAGCTTTTGTGGAAAAATAAGATGAGCTTCTCCAAGGCAGATGCCAAACTCAAAAGTCTCAGCCTTCtg GGACCGTCTAAGTCAAAAAGGAATGACTTGGAAAATAAAGAGGGAGTTGACACTGGTTCAAATAAGTGTGATCATTCTGATGACAGTGGCTCTTGTGTTGTTACGTCTGACTCAGGTTCTAAGTTGGAATGCCCTGCTGAAGTTATGAAAGATGATGATAATGGCATAGATGGAAAATGTGAATCTGATGAACGTTGTCCCCTGAAGCGAAGAAAAACTGAAGAAAATTGCAGTCCTAAAGAGGCAGCAAATGAAGAGAATTGTGGTCCTATGGAGGCAGAAAATGAAG GTGTTACAGAGAAAATTGTTGAAAGAAGTTGCACAAAATCTGAAGCTGATGATATAGTCCCAGAAACTGATTTAAGCACAAAATCTGAAGCTGAGGATATAGTCCCAGAAACTGATTTAAGCCTGAAGCTTCACTCACGTGAGAAGAAGCTTATTGATTTTAGAGGGAAGTTGTATCTGGCACCGTTAACTACTGTTGGCAATCTCCCTTTCCGGAGAGTTTGCAAAGTATTAGGTGCTGATGTAACTTGTGGTGAAATGGCAATGTGCACAAATCTTTTGCAG GGTCAAGCGTCAGAATGGGCATTGCTAAGACGTCATTCATCTGAAGATTTATTTGGTGTACAAATCTGTGGGGCATATCCAGATACTGTGGCACGAACAGTTGAACTAATAGAGCAAGAATGCACAATAGATTTTATTGATATAAATATGGGTTGCCCTATTGACATAGTTGTGAACAAGGGTGCTGGATCAGCTCTTTTAACAAAACCAATGCGGATGAAAAGTATAGTAGAAGTAGCTTCGGGTACAGTGGACAAACCAATAACTATCAAG GTACGGACTGCTTATTTTGAAGGGAAGAACCGCATTGATTCTCTGATAGCAGACATTGGCTCTTGGGGAGCCAGTGCCGTGACAATACATGGTAGATCACGTCAACAACGCTATAGCAAGCTTGCTGACTGGGACTATGTATATCAGTGTGCCAGGAAAGCCCCTACTACGTTGCCAGTAGTGGGGAATGGAGATGTTTTTTCATTTGTGGAATGGAACAATCACAGAACTGAATGTCCTGAACTTGCTACGGACATGATTGCTCGTGGTGCACTGATTAAA CCTTGGATATTTACGGAGATCAAGGAACAAAGGAATTGGGACATCAGTTCTGGCGAGCGACTAAATATTCTAAAGGATTTTGTAAATTTTGGTCTTGAACACTGGGGTTCTGACACAAAAG GGGTTGAGACCACAAGGCGGTTCTTGTTGGAATGGCTTAGCTACACTTTCAGGTATGTACCTGTTGGTCTTTTGGATGTGGTTCCACAACGGTTAAACTGGCGTCCACCTTCTTACTATGGGCGTGATGAGCTTGAGACACTAATGGCCTCGGACTCTGCTGCTGATTGG ATACGAATATCAGAGATGTTACTTGGCAAGGTTCCCGATGGCTTTACATTTGCACCAAAGCATAAATCAAACGCTTACGATAGAGCTGAAAATGGTTAA
- the LOC137820047 gene encoding amidophosphoribosyltransferase, chloroplastic yields the protein MAASNFSTLCSSSHSKPSSFPFCNTQSFITTTNNNNTLFLSNTNSLQTLLSHSTHNPRYLLPLPCTKATNTFASFDDDDEKPREECGVVGIYGDPEASRLCSLALHALQHRGQEGAGIVAAHDNLLHSVNGVGLVSDVFDESKLSQLPGSSAIGHVRYSTAGHSKLCNVQPFVAGYRFGSVAVAHNGNFVNYRSLRAKLEDNGSIFNTTSDTEVVLHLIATSKHRPFLLRIVDACENLKGAYSLVFLTEDKLVAVRDPFGFRPLVMGRRSNGAVVFASETCALDLIEATYEREVNPGEVVVVDHTGIQSLCLVSHPEPKQCIFEHIYFALPNSVVFGKSVYESRRKFGEILATESPVECDVVIAVPDSGVVAALGYAAKAGVPFQQGLIRSHYVGRTFIEPSQKIRDFGVKLKLSPVRAVLEGKRVVVVDDSIVRGTTSSKIVRLIKEAGAKEVHVRIACPPIIGSCYYGVDTPSKEELISNRMSVEEMKEFIGCDSLAFLPLDRLKMLLEDDSPNYCYACFSGKYPVQPEEHETTSLHEFDWDDALNNGSLKPIEEEGWVRNQEGVSEDKIVSV from the coding sequence ATGGCCGCTTCTAATTTCTCTACCCTCTGCTCTTCTTCACACTCCAAACCCTCCTCTTTCCCTTTCTGCAACACACAAAGCTTCATCACCACCACCAACAACAATAACACTCTTTTTCTCAGCAACACCAACTCCCTCCAAACCCTTCTCTCTCATTCCACTCACAACCCCCGCTACCTTCTGCCTCTCCCATGCACCAAAGCCACAAACACTTTCGCCTCCTTCGATGATGATGACGAAAAGCCCCGCGAAGAGTGCGGCGTTGTGGGCATCTACGGCGACCCAGAAGCCTCCCGTCTCTGCTCCCTCGCCCTCCACGCCCTCCAGCACCGTGGCCAGGAAGGCGCCGGCATCGTCGCCGCCCACGACAACCTCCTCCACTCCGTCAACGGAGTTGGCCTCGTTTCTGACGTCTTCGACGAGTCTAAGCTATCTCAGCTACCTGGTTCCTCCGCCATTGGCCACGTCCGCTACTCCACCGCTGGCCACTCCAAGCTGTGCAACGTCCAACCTTTCGTCGCCGGCTACCGTTTCGGCTCTGTCGCCGTCGCGCACAACGGAAACTTCGTGAACTACCGCTCCTTACGCGCCAAACTGGAAGACAACGGGTCTATCTTCAACACGACCTCCGACACCGAGGTCGTCCTACACCTGATCGCCACCTCCAAGCACAGACCTTTCTTACTCAGAATCGTTGACGCCTGCGAGAATCTGAAGGGTGCGTACTCTCTGGTGTTCCTCACGGAGGACAAGCTGGTGGCAGTGAGGGATCCCTTCGGGTTCCGACCTTTGGTGATGGGAAGGAGAAGCAACGGCGCTGTGGTTTTCGCCTCGGAGACATGCGCGCTGGATTTGATCGAAGCGACGTATGAGAGAGAGGTGAACCCGGGTGAGGTTGTGGTGGTGGACCACACTGGAATCCAATCCCTCTGCCTCGTGTCTCATCCAGAGCCAAAGCAATGCATCTTCGAGCACATATACTTCGCCCTTCCCAACTCTGTTGTcttcgggaagtctgtgtatgAGTCTAGGAGAAAATTTGGGGAAATATTGGCCACTGAGAGCCCCGTCGAATGCGATGTTGTGATCGCGGTTCCTGATTCTGGGGTGGTGGCTGCGCTTGGTTACGCTGCAAAAGCTGGGGTTCCCTTTCAGCAAGGGTTGATAAGGTCGCACTATGTCGGGAGGACTTTCATCGAACCCTCGCAGAAAATAAGAGATTTTGGAGTGAAGCTTAAGCTGTCACCGGTGCGTGCCGTGCTTGAAGGGAAGAGGGTTGTGGTGGTGGATGATTCCATTGTGAGGGGCACCACATCGTCCAAGATTGTGAGGCTGATAAAGGAGGCGGGTGCTAAGGAGGTCCACGTGAGGATTGCGTGTCCACCCATTATTGGGTCGTGTTACTATGGCGTGGACACGCCGAGTAAGGAGGAATTGATTTCCAACAGGATGAGTGTGGAGGAAATGAAGGAGTTCATTGGGTGTGATTCCCTCGCTTTTCTTCCCTTGGATAGGTTGAAGATGCTGTTGGAGGATGATTCTCCTAACTACTGCTATGCTTGTTTCTCCGGTAAGTACCCTGTTCAGCCCGAGGAACATGAAACCACGAGCCTCCATGAGTTTGATTGGGACGATGCTTTGAATAATGGGAGTTTGAAACCTATTGAGGAGGAGGGTTGGGTTAGAAACCAGGAGGGAGTGTCTGAGGATAAGATTGTTAGTGTCTGA